In the genome of Deltaproteobacteria bacterium, one region contains:
- a CDS encoding biopolymer transporter ExbD: MNFRTRRRAAAGFIDMTPVVDTIFNLLIFFALSMNFLTNPGITVDLPDAAAPEVARQERDITIAITPEGAVRLDGAPVTLEALGARLRAAAAERRDAQVLIRADRRVAHGLVVTVMDAARAAGVTRLAIMTRREGGRE; the protein is encoded by the coding sequence ATGAACTTCCGCACCCGCAGGAGAGCCGCCGCGGGCTTCATCGACATGACGCCGGTGGTGGATACCATCTTCAACCTGCTGATCTTCTTTGCCCTGTCCATGAACTTCCTGACCAACCCGGGCATCACCGTGGACCTGCCGGACGCCGCGGCCCCGGAGGTAGCGCGCCAGGAGCGCGACATCACCATCGCCATCACGCCGGAGGGCGCCGTCCGCCTCGACGGCGCGCCGGTGACGCTGGAGGCGCTGGGCGCGCGCCTGCGCGCGGCGGCCGCCGAACGGCGCGACGCCCAGGTGTTGATCCGCGCCGACCGGCGCGTGGCCCACGGGCTGGTGGTGACGGTGATGGACGCGGCGCGCGCCGCGGGGGTGACGCGGCTGGCCATCATGACGCGGCGGGAGGGGGGGCGCGAGTAG